A section of the Canis lupus baileyi chromosome 5, mCanLup2.hap1, whole genome shotgun sequence genome encodes:
- the MARCKSL1 gene encoding MARCKS-related protein, translated as MGSQSSKAPRGDVTAEEAAGASPAKANGQENGHVKSNGDLSPKGEGESPPVNGTEEAAGATGDAIEPAPPSQGAEVKGDAPAKETPKKKKKFSFKKPFKLSGLSFKRNRKEGGGDSSASSPTEEEQEQGEIGACGEEGTAQEGKAAATPESQEPQAKGAEASAASKGGDTEEEAGPQAAEPSTPSGPESGPTPAGEQNE; from the exons ATGGGCAGCCAGAGCTCCAAGGCTCCCCGGGGCGACGTGACCGCCGAGGAGGCAGCAGGCGCTTCCCCTGCTAAGGCCAACGGACAG GAGAATGGCCACGTGAAAAGCAATGGAGACTTATCCCCCAAGGGTGAAGGGGAGTCGCCCCCCGTGAACGGAACAGAGGAGGCAGCCGGGGCCACTGGCGATGCCATCGAGCCAGCACCCCCTAGCCAGGGCGCTGAGGTCAAGGGGGATGCCCCCGCCAAGGAGACccccaagaagaagaagaaattctctTTCAAGAAGCCTTTCAAATTGAGTGGTCTGTCCTTCAAGAGAAATcggaaggagggtgggggtgattcctctgcctcctcacccacagaggaagagcaggagcagggcgaGATCGGTGCCTGCGGCGAGGAAGGCACAGCCCAGGAAGGGAAGGCTGCCGCCACCCCTGagagccaggagccccaggccaAGGGGGCAGAGGCTAGTGCTGCCTCCAAGGGAGGAGACACAGAAGAAGAGGCAGGGCCCCAGGCTGCAGAGCCGTCCACTCCCTCGGGGCCGGAGAGTGGCCCTACACCTGCCGGCGAGCAGAATGAGTag